One region of Gemmatimonadaceae bacterium genomic DNA includes:
- a CDS encoding NAD(+)/NADH kinase: MMRLGVVGHRGYDDLLPLLETLHRLAPALDISLALEPDLAALRPGGAILHEYGALDALVSLGGDGTLLRGARLLGGREIPILGINLGRLGFLTACGREDIEIALRRFVAGDYVSDARMALEAEVSNGNGPEWTWHALNDVVVRQGGKARVMRLHVEVNDEEIANFAADGVVLATPTGSTAYSLSAGGPVVDPALESIVLTPISAHSLSIRPLVLPPSAVVTVRVEDDDSDQLVTIDGQIGGSFGSNHRLTVRRARRVVLLVRFPEMTFFSRMRRKLGWSAGGETR; this comes from the coding sequence GTGATGCGACTTGGCGTCGTCGGGCACCGCGGGTACGACGATCTGCTTCCGCTCCTCGAGACCCTGCACCGGCTCGCGCCCGCGCTGGACATCTCGCTCGCCCTCGAGCCCGACCTCGCCGCCCTGCGTCCCGGCGGCGCGATCCTGCACGAGTACGGCGCGCTCGACGCCCTCGTGTCGTTAGGCGGCGACGGGACGCTGCTGCGCGGGGCGCGGCTCCTGGGCGGGCGCGAGATCCCGATCCTCGGCATCAACCTGGGGCGGCTGGGCTTCCTCACTGCCTGCGGGCGCGAGGACATCGAGATCGCCCTGCGCCGCTTCGTGGCCGGCGACTACGTGTCCGACGCGCGCATGGCGCTCGAGGCCGAGGTGTCCAACGGCAACGGCCCCGAGTGGACCTGGCACGCGCTCAACGACGTCGTGGTACGCCAGGGAGGCAAGGCGCGCGTCATGCGGCTGCACGTCGAGGTCAACGACGAGGAGATTGCCAACTTCGCCGCCGATGGCGTGGTGCTCGCCACGCCGACCGGTTCCACCGCGTACTCGCTCTCGGCGGGGGGGCCGGTCGTCGACCCCGCCCTGGAGTCCATCGTGCTCACGCCGATCTCTGCCCACTCGCTGTCGATCCGGCCCCTCGTCCTTCCGCCGTCCGCGGTGGTGACCGTGCGCGTTGAGGATGATGATAGCGATCAATTGGTAACGATCGACGGACAGATCGGCGGTAGCTTCGGGAGCAATCACCGACTCACTGTCCGTCGCGCCCGCCGCGTCGTCCTGCTCGTGCGATTCCCGGAGATGACCTTCTTCTCGCGCATGCGACGCAAGCTGGGGTGGAGTGCGGGCGGCGAGACGCGCTAG
- the recN gene encoding DNA repair protein RecN: protein MLTELRIRNVAILESVALPLRPGFNVLSGETGAGKSIIVEALGLLLGERGSADLVRAGADKASVEGVFDATGRIELLRTLDERGVDVEDGVVVLRREIASGGRSRAWINGTTVTTATLAEIGRALVNIHGQHESQTLLSPDVQRAVLDAFGSATALGARVAEAWDAVTAVREEIASLSSRRAAAEKRADYLRHVVRELDEARLVVGEDVRLEEEVRRLSHVEELRAHATHLREAIDGEEESALRLLGAAQRALGAAARLDPSLERLQEMLDAAFVQLEELAREVQDYEGALDADPGRLLELERRRDVLFRLTRKYGGSVEGALETLREARAELDLVDTASLDLGALSQRETALAGALAREAGALTTARARAARSLERSVDAVFPDLGLADGHLTVAMTPRAEIGRCGAEEVEYRVALNVGHEARALARVASGGELARVMLALKTILARLDGVPTLVFDEVDAGIGGRVGLCVGDTMRRVAGHHQVFAITHLPQIAARAHHHIVVSKGARGGVTTADLRVVDGEGRVTEVARMLGGDPDSETSRAHARELLEAAASAPPAAVREEGTRRKKGRTARDA from the coding sequence ATGCTCACCGAACTGCGCATTCGAAACGTCGCCATCCTCGAATCCGTGGCGCTCCCGCTGCGCCCCGGCTTCAACGTCCTCTCGGGAGAGACGGGGGCCGGCAAGTCGATCATCGTCGAGGCGCTGGGGCTGCTGCTGGGCGAACGCGGGAGCGCCGATCTCGTGCGCGCGGGGGCCGACAAGGCGAGCGTGGAGGGGGTCTTCGACGCCACGGGACGCATTGAATTGCTGCGCACGCTCGACGAACGCGGCGTGGACGTGGAGGACGGGGTCGTGGTGCTCCGACGCGAGATTGCCAGCGGCGGGAGGAGCCGCGCCTGGATCAACGGGACCACCGTGACCACGGCGACGCTGGCCGAGATCGGGCGCGCGCTGGTCAACATCCACGGGCAGCACGAGTCGCAAACGCTCCTGAGCCCAGATGTGCAGCGCGCCGTCCTCGACGCCTTCGGAAGCGCCACCGCACTGGGCGCGCGCGTGGCCGAGGCGTGGGATGCCGTGACCGCCGTGCGCGAGGAGATCGCCTCGCTGTCGTCGCGGCGCGCGGCGGCGGAGAAGCGCGCCGATTACCTGCGCCATGTCGTGCGCGAGCTGGACGAGGCGCGGCTGGTGGTGGGCGAGGACGTGCGGCTCGAGGAGGAGGTGCGTCGCCTGTCGCACGTGGAGGAGCTGCGCGCCCATGCCACGCACCTGCGCGAGGCGATCGACGGCGAGGAGGAGTCGGCGCTCCGCTTGTTAGGCGCGGCGCAGCGCGCGCTTGGGGCGGCGGCGCGGCTCGATCCGTCGCTCGAGCGGCTGCAGGAGATGCTCGACGCCGCCTTCGTGCAACTGGAGGAACTCGCCCGCGAGGTGCAAGACTACGAGGGGGCGCTTGACGCCGACCCCGGCCGGCTGCTCGAACTGGAGCGCCGGCGCGACGTCCTGTTCCGCCTCACGCGGAAGTACGGCGGCTCGGTGGAGGGAGCGCTGGAGACGCTGCGCGAGGCGCGCGCCGAGCTCGATCTCGTGGACACCGCCTCGCTCGACCTGGGGGCGCTGAGCCAGCGCGAGACGGCGCTCGCCGGCGCACTCGCGCGCGAGGCGGGGGCGCTCACGACGGCGCGCGCACGCGCCGCCCGTTCGCTCGAGCGCTCGGTCGATGCCGTCTTTCCCGACCTCGGGCTCGCCGACGGCCATCTCACCGTGGCAATGACACCGCGCGCGGAGATCGGGCGCTGCGGCGCGGAAGAGGTGGAATACCGCGTGGCGCTCAACGTGGGGCACGAGGCGCGGGCGCTGGCCCGCGTTGCGTCTGGCGGAGAGCTGGCGCGCGTGATGCTCGCGCTCAAGACGATCCTCGCGCGGCTCGACGGCGTGCCCACGCTCGTCTTCGATGAGGTGGACGCCGGCATCGGCGGGCGCGTGGGGCTGTGCGTGGGCGACACGATGCGCCGCGTCGCCGGGCATCACCAGGTCTTCGCCATCACCCACCTGCCGCAGATCGCCGCGCGCGCGCATCACCACATCGTGGTGTCCAAGGGGGCGCGTGGCGGCGTGACGACGGCCGACCTGCGCGTGGTGGATGGCGAGGGACGCGTGACCGAGGTGGCGCGAATGCTCGGCGGCGATCCCGACAGCGAGACGAGCCGCGCCCACGCCCGCGAACTGCTCGAGGCCGCCGCCAGCGCCCCGCCGGCCGCCGTGCGTGAGGAGGGGACGCGGCGCAAGAAGGGGCGCACCGCCCGCGACGCCTAA